Within the Streptomyces sp. NBC_00353 genome, the region ATTCGCTGGGCTCCAACGGGACGAAGGCGTCCCTGCTGAACAGTCCGGTACGTACGGCGGCCCACTCGGGGACACCGGTCGCGTCGTCGAGATACACCTCGTCGACGGTGCCTATCTTGGTGCCCTTGCGGTCGAACGCCTTGCGGCCGATCAGGCTCCGCGGATCGATGTCGGTCTGCACGGTCCCTCCCATTGGTCGCGGCTACTCCACAGGCACTACGAAAGTGCAGATCCGGGGCTTCGGCCACTCGAGACTTCCGAGACGAAGCCCGCTGGTAGGCTGGCTATGGCTGCTGACCCCGTGCGGGAGAGTCCTCCGGAGCAAATCCGGCAGGCGCCGAAGGAGCAAATCCTCCCCGGAATCTCTCAGGCCCCCGTACCGCACGGACGAGGTCACTCTGGAAAGCAGGGCGGGTTTCGTGGCGGCTGACGCCGGGACGGAGCCCTTCCTCACCGACGGTGAAAGTCGGTACGCCGCAGGGCGGACCGGTGAAGCTCTCAGGTTGAGATGACAGAGGGGGAGGCCGTCCGGGTACCCGCGCCGCGGTGCCCCTCGCAGGTCGTGACAGACCAGGAGGCCTCCACCATGACCCCCCGTCGCACTCCGCTCTCCCAGCTGGAGCAGGGCATCCCCTTCGAACAGCGCCACATCGGACCCGATGCCGAGGCGCAGGCGAAGATGCTCGCCCAGGTCGGTTACGGCTCGCTCGACGATCTGACCGCGGCCGCAGTGCCTGATGTGATCAAGAGCGCGGAGGCGCTGCAGCTGCCGACCGCCCGCACCGAGGCCGAGGTCCTGGCCGAGCTGCGCTCCCTCGCCGACCGCAACCAGGTCCTCGCCCCGATGATCGGGCTCGGCTACTACGGCACCTTCACCCCGCCGGTGATCCTTCGCAACGTCATGGAGAACCCCGCCTGGTACACGGCCTACACGCCGTACCAGCCGGAGATCTCGCAGGGCCGGCTCGAGGCCCTCCTCAACTTCCAGACGATGGTCGCCGAGCTGACGGGGCTGCCCACCTCCGGCGCCTCGCTGCTCGACGAGGGCACTGCGGCCGCCGAGGCCATGGCGCTCGCACGGCGCGTCGGCAAGGTCAAGAACGGCGTCTTCCTGGTCGACGCGGACACCCTGCCGCAGACCATCGCCGTGATAGAGACCCGCGCCGAGCCGACCGGTGTCGAGGTGGTCGTCGCCGACCTCAGCGAGGGCATCCCCGCCGACATCGCCGAGCGCGGTGTCTTCGGCGTGCTGCTGCAGTACCCGGGGGCCTCCGGCGCCGTCCGGGACATCAAGCCCGTCATCGAGCAGGCCCATGAGCTCGGCTCCGTCGTCACCGTCGCCGCCGACCTGCTGGCCCTGACCCTCCTCACCTCGCCCGGCGACCTCGGCGCGGACATCGCCGTCGGCACCACGCAGCGCTTCGGTGTGCCGATGGGCTTCGGCGGACCGCACGCGGGCTTCATGGCCGTGCGCGAGAAGTTCGCCCGCAGCCTGCCCGGCCGCCTCGTCGGCGTCTCCGTCGACGCGGACGGCAACAAGGCGTACCGCCTCGCCCTGCAGACCCGTGAGCAGCACATCCGCCGGGAGAAGGCCACCAGCAACATCTGTACCGCTCAGGTGCTGCTCGCCGTCATGGCGGGGATGTACGCCGTCTACCACGGCCCCGACGGACTGCGGACGATCGCGCGGCGCACGCACCGCTACGCCGCGATCCTGGCCGAGGGCCTGCGGGCTGCCTCCATCGACGTCGAGACCGACTCCTACTTCGACACGCTCACCGTGCGCGTCCCGGGCAGGGCCGCCGAGGTCGTCGCCGACGCCCGTGAGCGCGGCGTCAACCTGCGGTTCGTCGACGCCGACCTGGTCTCCCTCGCCTGCGACGAGACCACCACCCGCAAGCAGATCGCCGCCGTGTGGGCCGCCTTCGGCACCGACGGCGACATCGAGGCGCTGGACGGCGTGGCCGTCGACGCGCTGCCCGAGTCCCTGCTGCGCACCGCCGACTTCCTCACCCACCCGGTCTTCCACCAGCACCGCTCCGAGACCGCGATGCTCCGCTACCTGCGCAAGCTCGCCGACCGCGACTACGCGCTGGACCGCGGCATGATTCCGCTCGGCTCCTGCACCATGAAGCTGAACGCGACCGCCGAGATGGAGTCGATCACCTGGCCCGAGTTCGGTGCGCTCCACCCGTTCGCGCCGGCCGAGCAGGCGGAGGGCTTCCTCACGCTCATCCGTGAGCTGGAGGAGCGGCTCGCCGAGGTCACCGGATACGACGCTGTCTCCCTTCAGCCGAACGCCGGCTCGCAGGGCGAGTTCGCGGGTCTGCTGGCCGTGCGCGCATACCACCGGGCCAACGGCGACGACCAGCGGACCGTCTGCCTCATCCCGTCCTCCGCGCACGGCACCAACGCCGCGAGCGCCGTGATGGCGGGCATGAAGGTCGTCGTGGTGAAGACTGCCGACGACGGTGAGGTCGACATCGAGGACCTCCGCGCCAAGATCCAGCAGTACCGCGACGAGCTGGCCGTGCTCATGATCACGTACCCGTCGACGCACGGTGTGTTCGAGGAGCACGTCGCCGACATCTGCGCCGAGGTGCACGACGCGGGCGGTCAGGTGTACGTGGACGGCGCCAACCTCAACGCGCTCGTCGGCCTCGCCAAGCCGGGCCGGTTCGGCGGCGACGTCTCGCACCTGAACCTGCACAAGACCTTCTGCATCCCGCACGGCGGTGGCGGCCCGGGTGTCGGCCCGGTCGGCGTCCGCGCGCACCTCGCGCCGTACCTGCCGAACCACCCGCTGCAGCCCGCCGCGGGTCCCGAGACCGGTGTCGGACCGATCTCGGCCGCTCCGTGGGGCTCGGCCGGCATTCTGCCGATCTCGTGGGCGTACGTACGTCTGATGGGCGGCGAGGGCCTGAAGCGTGCGACGCAGGTCGCCGTGCTCGCCGCCAACTACATCGCCAAGCGTCTGGAACCGCACTACCCGATCCTGTACACCGGCCCGGCCGGACTGGTCGCGCACGAGTGCATCGTGGATCTGCGGCCGATCTCCAAGGAGACGGGTGTCAGCGTCGACGACATCGCCAAGCGGCTGGTCGACTACGGCTTCCACGCGCCGACCATGTCGTTCCCGGTGGCCGGGACGCTGATGATCGAGCCGACCGAGAGCGAGGACCTCGCCGAGCTCGACCGGTTCTGCGACACGATGATCGCCATTCGCCACGAGGTCGAGAAGGTCGGCTCCGGCGAGTGGAGCGCGGACGACAACCCGCTCACCAACGCCCCGCACACGGCCGCCATGCTCGGCGGGGAGTGGAAGCACGGCTACAGCCGCGAGGAGGCCGTCTTCCCGGCCGGAGTCTCGGCCGCCGACAAGTACTGGCCGCCGGTGCGCCGGATCGACGGTGCGTTCGGTGACCGTAACCTCGTCTGCTCCTGCCCGCCGCTGGACGAGTACGACAACTGACCCACCCGTCGGGTGTGACGCGGACATGCGTCGGGGCCGGTTCGGAGATCCTCTCCGGGCCGGCCCCCGTTCGTACGGGCCGCGGTCAGGCGGCCTTCATCACCTGGCCGGTTTCCAGCGGCCGGTGCGGGGCGATGATCTGCCCGTCCGGGAGCAGCTCACCGGTGTCCTCGAAGAGCAGGACGCCGTTGCACAGCAGGCTCCAACCCTGTTCCGGGTGGTGAGCCATCAGACGGGCGGCCTCCCGGTCGGCTGAGTCGGCGGTCGGGCAGGGTGGCTGGTGCTGGCACATGGGTGGGTTCTTTCGCTGCGTTGTGGTGAGTGTCCTGCGGCTTGATGAGGTGTTCATGGCCGCCCCCCGTATCAATCGGTCCGGTCCCAGTGTTGCCCCACGGGCGTCAATCCGCAGGGATTTCGCGGCAGCACTTCTCCTACTCCCATGACGCATCACCCGGCCGGACGGTTCAACACAACTGCACTGTCCCTTCGGGTGGTTCGGGCTGGCCTGACCGGACTAGTCCGGATGGCCTCCGGGTGCGTCCGAGCAGTAGTGTGCCCCGCCACCGGAAACGGTGACGGGGCAATGTACTGCGGGCCGGAGGCGGGCTGTGGTCAGGCCGGTGAACCGAGCAGGGGACCGGGGCCAGGGGTGATACGCAGCGTCATCACGGGGAGCAGATCGGCGACCCGGTGCGGGCGGTGTGCCGCGATACCCGGTGGGGCGGGAGCCAGCGGTACCAGAAGGTCGGTAGGGGCGAGGGCCCCGCCGGACGCGTCGGCCTCGATGTCCTCGTGCAGCCACAGTGTCAGCATGTAGAGCTCGGGGATGGAGAGCAGGCGCGGCTGATAGCGCGGTGTCAGCGTCTCAGCCTGGCGCAGGGCGAGTTCGGTCGAGGCGATGTACGGACCCTCGAAGAAGTGCGAGAAGGTCCAGCCGTCCGGGGTGAGCATGGTGTCCGCCGCGGCGACGGCGCGCTCCGAACTGCGGATAAGGAAGCGCCACGCGGCCAGGCTGGTGCGTGGTGCGAGCCCGCTCGGGCCGATCCGGTCCAGCACATGGACGGGGAGCGGGAGTTCGGGGCTCAGCGGTCCCTGGACGGACCGGAGAGCCGGGGTGCGGGCCTCGCGGACTGCGGTGGGTGAACCGAGTGCCGCGAGGACGCTGCGCAGGGCGGGCGCGGGAGCCGGAGGTACGTGCAGCGGCATAGTGGGTCGCCTCTCACTTCGGAGACACGGTGATGCGTGGGCGGGGGCAGACGGCGCTGTCGGCGTGCGGGGCCAGAGGAGGCCGGTGACTGGGCCGGTGCGTCAACTCTCTGCCTCGTCCGCGGAGTTTATACGACAGGTGTTCACACGGTGTTTCCGCTAGCCGCCTCAGGCATTGCCGGCAAGGCGGTATCCGGACTTTATTATGCGGAGAACCTGCTGATTCGGTGTGTGTGGCGCAGCTGCTGCCTGGTGTTTTTTCCCGGCCGCGGTCGGCCGAAACACGTCGACGATTTCACCACCGCCGCACGGTGGGAACTGCGCAGTGCTTCATGCCGTCGGAATGTGCCTCCGGCGGCCGCACTCAGATTAGTGGGTCCGCGCTGTCCGTGGGGGCGTTATCGATCACCTGCCCTGGGCATTATCGACCGTGACGCGAGCGGCCTGGGCCGCGGGCTGCCCACTCGAGGAGGGACGCTTCGATGGGGGAGAAGGTCGTGGCGGGCGCCTTTGACCTGTCCGATCGGCAGAGGTACCGGAGGAAGCTCCACCTGTGCCTGGAGGGGCTGGAGAGGCTCCTGGCGGAGCGGAGGTTCGACCGCCCGCGCAACCTCATGGGTATGGAGATCGAGCTGAATCTGGCAGGTGCTGACGGCCTGCCGAGGATGATGAATGCGCAGGTGCTGGAGCGGATCGCGAGCCGTGATTTCCAGACCGAACTAGGGATGTTCAATTTGGAAGTGAACATAGTCCCGCACCGCCTGGACGGACGCGTATTCGATCAACTGGCCGAGGAGCTCAGGACCGGCCTCGGATATGCCCACCGGAAGGCGGGAGAGGTCGCCGCCGGCATCATGATGATCGGAATACTGCCGACCCTTGATCATCGGGACCTGGTCTCGGCGAACCTCTCGGACGGAGACCGCTACGCGCTGCTGAACGATCAAATGGTGGCGGCACGCGGCGAGGATTTCGCGCTCGATATCGAAGGCGTCGAACGATTGGTCTGTACCTCCACCTCGATTACGCCCGAAGCGGCCTGTACCTCGGTCCAGCTGCATCTGCAGGTGACCCCGGCACGGTTCGCGGACGTGTGGAACGCGGCACAGGCCGTCGCCGCCGTTCAGATCGCCCTGGGCGCCAACTCGCCCTTCCTGTTCGGCAGGGAGCTGTGGCGGGAGTCCCGCCCGCCGCTCTTCCAGCAGGCCACCGACACCAGGCCGCCCGAACTGCAGAACCAGGGAGTGCGCCCGCGGACCTGGTTCGGCGAGCGGTGGATCAGTTCCGCGTACGAGCTCTTCGAGGAGAATCTGCGCTACTTCCCGCCGCTGCTGCCGATCTGTGACGAGGAGGACCCGCTGCAGGTCCTCGACGAGGGCGGGGTGCCGGCGCTCCAGGAACTCGTGCTGCACAACGGTACGGTCTACCGCTGGAACCGGCCGGTGTACGGGCTGGCCGACGGCGTACCCCATCTCCGCGTCGAGAACCGCGTCCTGCCCGCCGGGCCCACCGTGACCGATGTGATAGCCAACGCCGCGCTGTACTACGGCCTGGTGCGGGCGCTCGCCGAGGAGTCCCGCCCGGTGTGGACCAGGCTGCCGTTCGCCGCCGCGGCCGAGAACTTCGAAACCGCCTGCCGCCGGGGCATCGACGCCGAGCTGATCTGGCCCCGGCCGGGCCGGTCGGGCGGGCTGACCCGGGTGCCGGCCGTCAAGCTCGTACGGGACGAACTGCTGCCGCTCGCCGCGGCGGGGCTCGATGCCTGGAACATCGAGCCCGCGGACCGCGACCACTACCTCGGGGTCATCGAAGAGCGCTGCAAGCGGCGGGTGAACGGGGCTTCCTGGCAGGCGGACACGTACCACCGGGGGCTGGACGCCGGGCTCGCACGGGACGCGGCGCTCAGGGCGACGACGCGCCGGTATGCCGAGCTGATGCACAGTGGCGAGCCGGTGCACACCTGGCCGGTCGGCTTCCCGGACAGCCCTTAGACCGGCGTGGCCCGCCTCCATGCCCGGTGAGCCCCGGACGCGGCGGTCGGTGCCGTTCCCGGCCGTGCGCCGGCTGTTCCCGGGCGGCGCGGCCGTTCTGTCCGGCTGTCAACACGGCCTGTCATGAACCGCAGCGCGGCCCGGGTCTCGTCGGTGCTCAGCTTCGTCTCGGGCCGGCGTTGTGGGCGAACGCCGCCTGATCGGAGAGCGGCACCGCCTGGTTGCGCTGCGGATTGCCGCCCTCGGCGCCCGCGTCGTCCTGCGTCGGCGCTTCGAGCACCTGGGTGTCACCGTCGGACATCCGCTGCGCGAGCAGATCGGCGGTGACCGCGACCCTGGTGTCACCGTCTCCGCCCTGCTTGTCCGACGAAGCGGCGATGCTGGTGAGGGCGAGCAGGCCGGTGGTGCTGCACGTGGATCGGCCGCGCCGAGGCGCACCTTGTCCGACTCCGTCGCCGAGGCCGTCAACTCGGCCCAGGAGTACTTCTTCCTCGGCGGGCCGAGGGCCTTCGCCGCCTGCGGGATCATCATCGGGCAAGCTGTGGCGTCCCATGTCGGTGGTGCCCCTCCTTGAGGATGAACAAGGAAAAGAGGGACCGCTCCATGACCAGTGGTGGTCGCCCCCCGGCCGGTCGAGCATGATCTTCGTACCTGCATTCGAGACCCTGGTCGGACGGGGAGCGGGATGAGATGCGAATGCACAACTGAAGGCGGGTGTACAGGTGGAGGAGGGGCGCGTGGCTGATTCTT harbors:
- a CDS encoding PRC-barrel domain-containing protein, whose translation is MGGTVQTDIDPRSLIGRKAFDRKGTKIGTVDEVYLDDATGVPEWAAVRTGLFSRDAFVPLEPSEFVDDSLRIPFDRALIKDAPDFGVGRHLSPEQELQLYRHYGLDSPPEEPGPDRDFGRLAGQDE
- the gcvP gene encoding aminomethyl-transferring glycine dehydrogenase, with the translated sequence MTPRRTPLSQLEQGIPFEQRHIGPDAEAQAKMLAQVGYGSLDDLTAAAVPDVIKSAEALQLPTARTEAEVLAELRSLADRNQVLAPMIGLGYYGTFTPPVILRNVMENPAWYTAYTPYQPEISQGRLEALLNFQTMVAELTGLPTSGASLLDEGTAAAEAMALARRVGKVKNGVFLVDADTLPQTIAVIETRAEPTGVEVVVADLSEGIPADIAERGVFGVLLQYPGASGAVRDIKPVIEQAHELGSVVTVAADLLALTLLTSPGDLGADIAVGTTQRFGVPMGFGGPHAGFMAVREKFARSLPGRLVGVSVDADGNKAYRLALQTREQHIRREKATSNICTAQVLLAVMAGMYAVYHGPDGLRTIARRTHRYAAILAEGLRAASIDVETDSYFDTLTVRVPGRAAEVVADARERGVNLRFVDADLVSLACDETTTRKQIAAVWAAFGTDGDIEALDGVAVDALPESLLRTADFLTHPVFHQHRSETAMLRYLRKLADRDYALDRGMIPLGSCTMKLNATAEMESITWPEFGALHPFAPAEQAEGFLTLIRELEERLAEVTGYDAVSLQPNAGSQGEFAGLLAVRAYHRANGDDQRTVCLIPSSAHGTNAASAVMAGMKVVVVKTADDGEVDIEDLRAKIQQYRDELAVLMITYPSTHGVFEEHVADICAEVHDAGGQVYVDGANLNALVGLAKPGRFGGDVSHLNLHKTFCIPHGGGGPGVGPVGVRAHLAPYLPNHPLQPAAGPETGVGPISAAPWGSAGILPISWAYVRLMGGEGLKRATQVAVLAANYIAKRLEPHYPILYTGPAGLVAHECIVDLRPISKETGVSVDDIAKRLVDYGFHAPTMSFPVAGTLMIEPTESEDLAELDRFCDTMIAIRHEVEKVGSGEWSADDNPLTNAPHTAAMLGGEWKHGYSREEAVFPAGVSAADKYWPPVRRIDGAFGDRNLVCSCPPLDEYDN
- a CDS encoding DUF5999 family protein, giving the protein MCQHQPPCPTADSADREAARLMAHHPEQGWSLLCNGVLLFEDTGELLPDGQIIAPHRPLETGQVMKAA
- a CDS encoding glutamate-cysteine ligase family protein: MGEKVVAGAFDLSDRQRYRRKLHLCLEGLERLLAERRFDRPRNLMGMEIELNLAGADGLPRMMNAQVLERIASRDFQTELGMFNLEVNIVPHRLDGRVFDQLAEELRTGLGYAHRKAGEVAAGIMMIGILPTLDHRDLVSANLSDGDRYALLNDQMVAARGEDFALDIEGVERLVCTSTSITPEAACTSVQLHLQVTPARFADVWNAAQAVAAVQIALGANSPFLFGRELWRESRPPLFQQATDTRPPELQNQGVRPRTWFGERWISSAYELFEENLRYFPPLLPICDEEDPLQVLDEGGVPALQELVLHNGTVYRWNRPVYGLADGVPHLRVENRVLPAGPTVTDVIANAALYYGLVRALAEESRPVWTRLPFAAAAENFETACRRGIDAELIWPRPGRSGGLTRVPAVKLVRDELLPLAAAGLDAWNIEPADRDHYLGVIEERCKRRVNGASWQADTYHRGLDAGLARDAALRATTRRYAELMHSGEPVHTWPVGFPDSP